In the genome of Pelodiscus sinensis isolate JC-2024 chromosome 3, ASM4963464v1, whole genome shotgun sequence, one region contains:
- the LOC142827860 gene encoding amine sulfotransferase-like isoform X2, translating into MEPSNKYMFKHKGTYFAEDVTTAEYIDSLEDFEIRDSDVFVATFPKSGTVWSQNILSLIYHEGHRDGTENINVIDRVPWLEYNINNMDYVNRPSPRLFVTHLPHNLVPRDLRNRRGKVIYVARNPKDVVVSYFHYSRLAAKLETISDFNILLERFLAGKVVSGLWLDHIGGWFTHRDDFNILFLTFEEMKKDLRGAVLKICKFLGKQLTEKELDTVVEKASFDNMKWDARANYENMPESVLEPGKGHFLRKGTIGDWKNTMTVAQSERFDSVFKEKMKELPFKFIWDINEDL; encoded by the exons ATGGAGCCATCAAATAAATATATGTTCAAACATAAAGGAACTTATTTTGCAGAAGACGTTACCACAGCTGAATACATAGATTCACTGGAGGATTTTGAAATCAGAGACAGTGATGTATTTGTGGCTACTTTTCCAAAATCAG GAACTGTGTGGAGTCAGAATATTTTGAGCCTGATTTATCATGAAGGCCATCGGGATGgaacagaaaatataaatgtaataGACAGAGTTCCATGGCTGGAGTATAACATAAATAACATGGATTATGTCAATCGTCCATCACCTCGTCTCTTTGTTACTCACCTGCCTCACAATTTAGTTCCAAGAGATCTCAGGAACAGAAGAGGAAAA GTTATTTATGTTGCCAGAAACCCTAAGGATGTCGTGGTTTCCTATTTTCATTATTCCAGGCTTGCTGCCAAACTAGAGACAATATCAGATTTTAACATTTTACTGGAGAGGTTTTTAGCTGGGAAAG TGGTTTCTGGCTTATGGTTGGATCACATCGGAGGCTGGTTCACCCACAGGGATGACTTCAACATTCTCTTCCTTACCTTTGAGGAGATGAAGAAG GATCTCAGAGGCGCTGTGCTGAAAATCTGCAAATTCTTAGGAAAGCAGCTAACAGAAAAAGAGCTGGACACAGTTGTGGAAAAGGCTTCATTTGATAACATGAAATGGGATGCCAGGGCAAATTATGAAAACATGCCAGAAAGTGTCCTGGAACCAGGCAAAGGACATTTTCTTCGCAAAG GGACCATTGGAGACTGGAAGAACACAATGACTGTGGCGCAGAGTGAAAGGTTTGACAGCgtttttaaggaaaaaatgaaAGAGCTGCCTTTCAAGTTCATCTGGGATATTAATGAAGATCTCTAG
- the LOC142827860 gene encoding uncharacterized protein LOC142827860 isoform X1, producing the protein MEEEVEEEEDNGQESQEPGGSVALTQDPQGVTAAMSPVSSEAREVSTCECHHYTLMRGKEGGRGRPRNAPVGLADHEARSNLCMCLATLGTWPQLAATQGPWPVTHTCVCMKAHDMLLTPERDPARCPPSTSSLYAEAGHISPPPPPSHYIYRQSPGYMDPTYIGSLLTNGVRQPCTSCFPPADQGDAKVAPPPPQRTRETRSAFSQQTPQLENKGLREVRCGRIKLSCILEHWVHEDLQLWWKSWWELLAQSHAICYHLQTLVQRLVLPAAPAPAVAPSIAPPPTPAPPPTSSSPPLHPLHPPYPLPPWDAEALAPTVLGDRWTSKTPNPELLLPLPAPSS; encoded by the coding sequence atggaggaggaagtggaggaggaggaggacaatggccaggagtcgcaggagcctggaggaAGCGTAGCACTCACCCAGGATCCCCAAGGCgtcacagcagccatgtcaccggtatcgtccgaggccagggaggtctcaacatgtgagtgccatcactatACCCTTATGCGGggcaaggagggggggagaggaagaccaaggaatgcgcctgtgggccttgctgaccatgaagcacgcagcaacctgtgcatgtgccttgccaccctgggcacgtggccccagcttgctgccacacaggggccctggccagttACCCACAcatgtgtatgtatgaaggcacatgacatgctcctgaccccggagaGGGACCCTgcacgatgccctccctccacaagctccctctacgcagaggcagggcacatctcccctccccctccaccctcacactatatatacaggcagtccccgggttacatggatccgacttacatcggatccctacttacaaacggggtgaggcaaccctgcactagctgcttccccccagcagaccagggagatgcgaaggtagcgcccccccccccccagcggaccagagagacgcggagcgccttttctcagcagactcctcagcttgagaataaaggactgagggaagtgaggtgtgggagaataaaactgagctgcatcttggagcactgggtgcatgaagacctacAGTTGTGGTGGAAGAGCTGGTGGGAACTGCTTGCTCAGAGCCATGCCATCTGctaccacctgcagaccctggtgcagagattggtgcttcctgctgctccagctcctgctgtggCCCCATCTATTGCTCCTCCtccgactcctgctccccctcccacctcttcctccccgcctctccacccgctccaccctccatacccactccccccctGGGACGCTGAG